The sequence ACGGGATGGACGTCGTCCACGAAATCGGCAGCGTCGACACCGACCCCAACGACCGCCCGCGCGAGGACGTCGTCCTCGAGTCGGTGTCGGTGAACTACGACTGATCACCGGTTCGAACTGGAACGATACCGTATCGATTCGGCCGGGCTGGATCGACTGTACCGATCGACCGGACTCGAACCGATATCGTTTTTGTCTACTCGAGCGCACTGACCGCCACGTTGTCCACCCCACGATCCCACCGACGGACCTATCTCTCACTCCCAGCCTCGAGTCTCGGTATCGCCGTCGCCGGCTGTCTCGACCGCTCGGCGGACGAGGTACCTGAACGGACTTCCACCGACGCCGACGACGATCGACAATCGGACGCAACCTTGCACACGAGTCTGGGCGACGTCGCGGTCGAGCTATATGCCGACCGTGCCCCGCGTACGGTCGACAATTTCGTCGGCCTCGCTACCGGTGACCGGACGTGGACCCACCCCGAGACTGGCGAAGAGATGGCGGGGAAACCGCTGTACGCCGACGTCCTCGTTCACCGCGTCGTCGAGGGGTTCGTGATCCAGACCGGCGATCCAACCGGCACCGGTCGTGGCGGCCCCGGCTACCAGTTCCACGACGAGTTCCACGACGACCTGCGCCACGACGACGAGGGTATCCTGAGCATGGCCAACTCCGGGCCGGACACCAACGGCTCGCAGTTTTTCATCACGCTCGCCCCGACGCCTAACCTCGACGGTCGCTACTCCGTCTTCGGAAAAGTCACCGACGGGATGGACGTCGTCCACGAAATCGGTGCCGTCGACACCGACGAGACGGATCGACCGCTCGAGGACGTCTTCCTCGAATCGGTGTCCGTCCACGGCGACTGAGTGTCCAGTCGCCGCGACGGGGCCGGTGGGAGGGTTGTGCCTCGAGCCGATCGCCCACGCCAGAATCGGGGACGGGTCTTTAGGCCGCTCGACGGTGTACCCGACCCATGACCTTCACGGCAGCCGACGTCCCCGACCAGACCGGTCGAACGATCGTCGTCACGGGCGCAAACAGCGGCATCGGCCTCGAGGCGACGCGCGAACTCACACGTAACGGCGCGACGGTCGTCATGGCCTGCCGGAGCCCCGAGCGGGGTGACGACGCTGCAGCCGACGTTCGCCGAGACGTCCCCGACGCCGACCTCCGGATCGAGCACTGTGACCTTGGGGACCTCGAGTCGGTTCGTGCGTTTGCCGACCGTATCGACGAGCCGATCGACGTGCTGGTCAACAACGCCGGGACGATGGCGATCCCGCGCTCGGAGACCGTCGACGGGTTCGA is a genomic window of Natrarchaeobaculum aegyptiacum containing:
- a CDS encoding peptidylprolyl isomerase produces the protein MHTSLGDVAVELYADRAPRTVDNFVGLATGDRTWTHPETGEEMAGKPLYADVLVHRVVEGFVIQTGDPTGTGRGGPGYQFHDEFHDDLRHDDEGILSMANSGPDTNGSQFFITLAPTPNLDGRYSVFGKVTDGMDVVHEIGAVDTDETDRPLEDVFLESVSVHGD